One Rubritalea squalenifaciens DSM 18772 genomic region harbors:
- a CDS encoding alpha/beta fold hydrolase yields MLDCPHKMQEFTSFDGDRFSYRSFGSTDEAASIIIGVHGISGASYDYIGLGEHLEKHHPGCALYAYEVRGQGLDPNQSRIGDIHRPEEWYQDLYAFTRLVRDLHPKARIIWCGESMGSLITLHAYAARLDKPSHCDGLILLAPVVKIGNQIPSWKLNLARLVSWMFPRFRVKLDQLHDDETVKVTQGSDSHSAQSSTNEWHIESYTLRLLSILGAHIRGMMQQATHITHPVLILNGGQDYFTPAAFTEEFVRNIPSSTDTRHRYFPDAYHLLMYDDARNEVFAAISQWIGDKYGQADQIS; encoded by the coding sequence ATGCTAGACTGCCCCCACAAGATGCAGGAGTTTACTTCATTTGATGGCGACAGATTCTCTTACCGTAGCTTTGGCTCGACGGATGAAGCGGCGTCCATCATCATAGGCGTCCATGGCATCTCAGGAGCCTCCTATGATTACATCGGTTTGGGCGAACACCTGGAAAAGCATCACCCTGGTTGCGCTCTGTATGCCTACGAAGTGAGAGGGCAAGGTCTCGACCCTAACCAATCCCGCATTGGAGACATCCATCGCCCGGAAGAGTGGTATCAGGATCTTTACGCCTTCACTCGGCTAGTCAGGGACCTCCACCCCAAAGCTCGTATCATCTGGTGCGGCGAATCCATGGGCTCGCTCATCACCTTACACGCCTACGCAGCGCGCTTGGATAAGCCAAGCCACTGTGACGGACTCATTCTACTCGCTCCCGTAGTTAAGATCGGAAACCAAATTCCCAGTTGGAAACTCAATCTGGCTAGACTGGTCTCGTGGATGTTTCCCCGCTTCCGAGTCAAACTGGATCAGCTCCATGACGATGAAACCGTCAAAGTCACTCAAGGAAGTGACTCCCACTCAGCTCAATCCAGCACCAATGAGTGGCATATCGAAAGCTATACATTGCGGCTATTGTCCATTTTGGGAGCCCACATCAGGGGCATGATGCAGCAGGCCACGCACATCACCCACCCCGTACTCATTCTCAATGGCGGCCAAGACTACTTTACTCCCGCCGCTTTCACCGAGGAATTTGTCAGGAACATCCCCTCCTCCACCGACACAAGACACCGCTATTTCCCTGATGCTTACCATCTTCTGATGTACGATGATGCCAGAAATGAGGTTTTCGCGGCCATTTCTCAGTGGATTGGGGACAAATATGGCCAAGCGGATCAAATCTCTTGA
- a CDS encoding polysaccharide biosynthesis/export family protein: MIRIFLLLLVLLFSGIPAPLFSQIKTGDTLHISIKGVPAEDKGQIDGKYQVGESGKIKLPITGSMISVRGLSNEQVCRKIENSYKAEQIYQEPVIEVINMVKDDPQVQSLTVGGQVRRPGAVVWKKGLTLQQALQLAGDKTQFGSKYVYVTRKGKMSKYNTKILEHQNVLVEPNDTITVKHKGPFEVN, translated from the coding sequence ATGATTCGTATCTTTTTACTTCTGTTAGTCCTTCTCTTTAGTGGCATTCCTGCGCCTCTGTTTTCGCAGATCAAGACTGGAGATACCCTGCACATCTCGATCAAGGGTGTACCTGCTGAGGATAAGGGGCAAATTGATGGAAAGTACCAGGTTGGTGAATCAGGAAAGATCAAACTGCCGATCACGGGCTCGATGATTTCTGTCAGGGGGCTGAGCAACGAGCAGGTCTGCCGCAAAATCGAGAACAGCTACAAAGCCGAGCAAATCTATCAGGAACCGGTGATTGAGGTGATCAACATGGTGAAGGATGATCCTCAAGTGCAGTCATTGACCGTAGGTGGTCAGGTGAGGCGGCCTGGTGCGGTAGTGTGGAAGAAAGGGCTGACCTTGCAGCAGGCGTTGCAGTTGGCTGGGGATAAGACTCAGTTCGGTAGCAAGTACGTTTATGTGACTCGCAAGGGGAAGATGTCCAAGTACAACACCAAGATCCTGGAGCATCAGAACGTCTTGGTGGAGCCGAATGATACGATCACAGTAAAGCACAAAGGACCCTTTGAGGTCAATTAG
- a CDS encoding glutamine--tRNA ligase/YqeY domain fusion protein, whose protein sequence is MGKKEGKKDFIRQIIAGDLAKGKHETTITRFPPEPNGFLHIGHARAICLNFGLAQENPGARCHLRFDDTNPVKEDTKYVEAIQEDIKWLGYDWGEHLYFASDYFDYFYDCAVQLIKDGKAYVDLQSPEEMKAGRGNVKEAGTNSPYRDTSVEENLELFEKMKNGEIGEGKAVLRAKIDMESPNMNMRDPALYRILHAHHHRTGDKWKIYPMYDFAHPLEDAKECITHSLCSLEFEDHRPLYDWVVQNCPTPSEPRQIEFSRLNLTYTVMSKRKLLDLVNEGIVAGWDDPRMPTLSGMRRRGYAPESIRTFIEGRGITKFNSNTDFALLEADVRAHLNANADRRMAVLEPLKLVIDNWEEGRVEEMECMNNPENPEAGTRKVPLGKEVYIERDDFMEEAPKKYFRLAPGQAIRLRGGYILNYVSHEKDPETGEVTQVHVEYIPGTIGQNAPEGIKCKAAVHWVSVDHAVDAEIRLYDRLFTEENPDGFEGGFMKCLNPESLNVIKGAKVEPILAEAGKEYSCQFERVGYFCTDKEDHEQGEKIVFNRTVELKAAKF, encoded by the coding sequence ATGGGCAAAAAAGAAGGTAAAAAGGATTTCATCAGACAGATCATCGCTGGCGATTTGGCGAAGGGTAAGCACGAGACCACGATCACGCGTTTCCCGCCCGAACCCAATGGCTTTCTGCATATCGGTCACGCACGTGCTATCTGCTTGAACTTTGGCTTGGCTCAGGAGAATCCTGGTGCCCGCTGCCACCTTCGATTTGACGACACCAACCCGGTGAAAGAAGACACGAAGTACGTGGAAGCCATTCAAGAGGATATCAAGTGGCTCGGCTATGACTGGGGTGAGCACCTCTACTTTGCCAGCGACTACTTTGACTATTTTTACGATTGTGCAGTCCAGCTCATCAAAGACGGCAAAGCCTATGTGGACTTGCAGTCACCTGAGGAAATGAAGGCTGGTCGTGGCAACGTCAAGGAAGCGGGTACAAACTCGCCATACCGCGATACTTCCGTGGAAGAGAACCTAGAACTCTTCGAGAAGATGAAGAATGGCGAGATCGGTGAAGGGAAGGCAGTGCTGCGTGCTAAGATCGACATGGAGTCTCCTAACATGAACATGCGCGATCCTGCGCTGTACCGCATTCTTCATGCCCACCACCACCGTACAGGTGACAAGTGGAAGATCTACCCGATGTACGACTTCGCGCATCCGCTGGAAGACGCCAAGGAGTGCATCACGCATTCCCTCTGCTCACTGGAGTTTGAAGACCACCGCCCTCTCTACGACTGGGTGGTACAGAACTGCCCGACCCCGTCCGAACCACGTCAGATCGAGTTTTCCCGTCTGAACCTTACTTACACTGTGATGAGCAAGCGCAAGCTGCTGGATCTGGTGAATGAAGGGATCGTGGCTGGTTGGGATGATCCGCGCATGCCGACTTTGAGCGGGATGCGCAGACGCGGTTATGCGCCTGAAAGTATCCGCACCTTTATCGAGGGCCGAGGCATTACCAAGTTCAACAGCAATACTGATTTTGCTTTGTTAGAAGCTGATGTGCGTGCGCATCTAAATGCCAATGCTGATCGCCGTATGGCTGTGCTGGAGCCACTCAAGCTAGTGATCGACAACTGGGAAGAAGGCCGAGTCGAAGAAATGGAGTGCATGAACAATCCGGAGAACCCGGAAGCAGGCACTCGTAAGGTTCCACTCGGTAAGGAAGTCTACATCGAGCGAGATGACTTCATGGAGGAAGCTCCGAAGAAGTATTTCCGTCTGGCTCCCGGTCAGGCGATCCGCCTCCGTGGCGGCTACATCCTGAACTACGTTTCACACGAGAAAGACCCTGAGACAGGGGAGGTGACCCAGGTTCATGTGGAGTACATCCCTGGAACCATTGGCCAGAATGCACCAGAAGGTATCAAGTGTAAGGCTGCTGTTCACTGGGTGAGCGTGGACCATGCCGTGGATGCGGAAATCCGCCTCTACGACCGCCTCTTTACCGAGGAGAATCCAGACGGCTTTGAAGGCGGTTTCATGAAGTGCCTGAATCCTGAATCACTCAATGTGATCAAAGGTGCGAAAGTGGAGCCTATCCTCGCGGAAGCAGGTAAGGAGTATTCCTGCCAGTTCGAGCGAGTAGGATACTTCTGCACGGATAAAGAAGATCACGAGCAGGGTGAGAAGATTGTCTTCAACCGTACCGTGGAGCTGAAAGCAGCCAAGTTCTAG
- a CDS encoding sialate O-acetylesterase, protein MKLLCYLTLAFLPFLAKAAEVDVYLLGGQSNMQGIGKLKNLPKEYHKAVKNTFIYRGQNIAPLVIGQTQTSHRKGEMGPEIGFALNIQSDKPVYLLKYAASGMPLNPGWNGNKWLGGKPGPKRTNFYPGLTPEDPNKGRLYRAMLDRFQKGIEAIKAEGHTPVIKGFVWMQGEQDSKNEVSANSYAKHLKLLRDRLAEDVKVSRLPMVYGQVLPHEPALERFTHRENIRSQMAAADMASGKPEAIRLAKMISTDGFTLLKDTVHYDANGQLKLGSEMAKAMNHLQGSGKQSNLWPDRVPGFPEDFEPQAHKQLDPGHITETSQPTITVYPAMGKPTGQALVIFPGGGYRVLADMKEGENVAAYYAARGITSFVVRYRVTKGSNEGFRFPGPLLDARQGIRIAKASAENYGFNPEKVGVIGFSAGGHLASMCATRFGDSFEGELNTDISVKPNFAALIYPVASMVAPSSHKGSRHALFGKDPQSEDLKAASPELLVKKDFPPVFIAQNQFDPVDAKLSFILAQAYTAAQVPCELHIFPGKDHGYGMGRPGQTEAQNPAIAWPELLHKFILKAQ, encoded by the coding sequence ATGAAATTACTCTGCTACCTCACACTCGCCTTCCTTCCCTTCTTGGCCAAAGCCGCCGAAGTCGATGTCTACCTGCTCGGTGGGCAGTCGAACATGCAAGGCATTGGCAAACTGAAGAACTTGCCCAAGGAGTATCACAAAGCCGTTAAAAACACCTTCATCTACAGGGGGCAAAACATCGCTCCTCTCGTCATCGGCCAGACTCAAACGTCACACCGCAAAGGCGAAATGGGTCCCGAGATCGGCTTTGCCCTGAACATCCAGTCAGACAAGCCAGTCTACTTGCTCAAATACGCCGCCAGCGGTATGCCTCTCAACCCCGGCTGGAACGGCAATAAATGGCTTGGTGGAAAGCCTGGACCTAAGCGCACCAATTTCTATCCAGGCCTTACTCCGGAAGACCCTAACAAAGGCCGCCTTTACAGAGCCATGCTTGATCGCTTCCAAAAAGGCATCGAAGCCATCAAAGCTGAGGGCCACACGCCAGTGATCAAAGGCTTTGTCTGGATGCAGGGAGAGCAAGACAGCAAGAACGAAGTCTCAGCGAATAGCTACGCCAAGCATTTGAAGCTCCTGCGTGACCGACTAGCCGAAGACGTCAAAGTAAGCCGCCTCCCCATGGTCTATGGACAAGTACTACCTCACGAACCAGCGCTTGAACGCTTCACCCACCGGGAAAACATTCGTAGCCAGATGGCTGCTGCTGACATGGCATCTGGCAAACCTGAAGCTATCCGCCTGGCAAAAATGATTTCTACAGACGGCTTTACCCTGCTCAAGGACACCGTGCACTACGACGCTAATGGACAGCTCAAGCTCGGGTCTGAAATGGCCAAAGCCATGAACCATCTGCAAGGGTCGGGCAAACAATCCAATCTGTGGCCTGATCGTGTTCCCGGCTTTCCAGAAGACTTCGAACCACAAGCCCACAAGCAACTCGACCCCGGTCATATCACCGAAACCTCACAACCAACTATTACCGTTTACCCGGCGATGGGCAAACCGACAGGACAGGCTCTCGTCATCTTTCCAGGGGGCGGCTACCGGGTTCTTGCTGATATGAAAGAAGGTGAAAATGTGGCTGCCTACTATGCAGCCAGAGGCATCACTTCTTTTGTCGTCAGATACCGTGTCACCAAAGGAAGCAATGAGGGCTTTCGCTTCCCGGGTCCTCTTCTTGACGCGCGTCAGGGTATTCGTATCGCGAAAGCCTCTGCAGAGAATTATGGCTTCAATCCGGAAAAAGTAGGGGTCATAGGTTTCTCAGCCGGCGGCCACCTCGCCTCGATGTGCGCCACAAGATTCGGAGACAGCTTTGAAGGAGAGCTCAACACAGATATTTCTGTGAAACCAAACTTCGCGGCGCTCATCTATCCCGTAGCGAGTATGGTCGCCCCTAGTTCCCACAAAGGTTCTCGCCATGCGCTGTTTGGCAAAGATCCACAGAGCGAAGACCTCAAGGCGGCCTCTCCCGAGTTGCTCGTCAAAAAGGATTTCCCACCTGTATTCATCGCCCAAAATCAGTTCGATCCCGTAGACGCCAAACTTTCCTTCATTCTCGCTCAGGCATACACCGCGGCCCAGGTTCCCTGCGAGCTTCACATTTTCCCCGGCAAAGATCATGGCTACGGCATGGGGCGCCCGGGTCAAACTGAAGCTCAGAACCCCGCCATCGCTTGGCCGGAACTTCTGCATAAGTTCATCTTGAAAGCCCAATAA
- the purU gene encoding formyltetrahydrofolate deformylase — MLILKLSCPDRPGIVAKISSYIASHGGNLLEFNQFTNSLDAKFFARIEMDIDQIDVSMESFIKGFEVLGESLDATWHFRPAPFKVKTAILVTKTTHCLNEILWRAAHGDLPLEITSIIGNREDCKAIAEKEGIPFHYIEMDGDQKAEGFKQIAQILINEEVELGILARFMQILPDWFCSQFAGKLINIHHSFLPAFIGANPYRQAYDRGVKLIGATCHYVTSDLDAGPIIDQEVKRVLHSHSPQDLMRLGRDCERIALARGIRYHAYDRTIIDGNRAIVFED, encoded by the coding sequence ATGCTTATTCTCAAACTCTCATGTCCAGATAGGCCAGGTATCGTGGCCAAAATTTCGAGTTACATAGCTTCGCATGGCGGCAACCTGCTCGAGTTCAACCAATTCACCAACTCACTGGACGCCAAATTCTTTGCAAGAATAGAAATGGATATCGACCAGATCGATGTCAGCATGGAATCCTTTATCAAAGGCTTCGAGGTGCTTGGAGAATCGCTCGATGCCACCTGGCACTTCCGTCCTGCTCCATTCAAGGTGAAGACAGCTATCCTAGTGACTAAGACCACACACTGCCTCAACGAGATTCTTTGGCGTGCTGCTCACGGTGACCTACCTCTGGAAATCACCTCCATCATTGGCAACCGTGAAGACTGCAAGGCCATCGCGGAGAAGGAAGGAATCCCTTTCCATTACATTGAAATGGACGGCGACCAGAAAGCCGAAGGCTTCAAACAGATTGCCCAGATCCTGATTAATGAAGAAGTGGAGCTTGGCATACTCGCGCGATTCATGCAGATCTTGCCAGACTGGTTCTGCAGCCAGTTTGCGGGCAAGCTTATCAATATCCATCACTCGTTCCTCCCCGCCTTCATTGGTGCCAACCCTTATCGTCAGGCCTATGACCGTGGGGTGAAACTCATCGGCGCCACTTGCCACTACGTCACCAGTGACCTGGATGCAGGCCCGATCATTGACCAGGAAGTAAAGCGCGTACTGCACTCTCATTCCCCGCAAGACCTCATGCGTTTGGGACGCGATTGTGAAAGAATCGCGCTCGCCCGCGGTATTCGTTACCATGCGTACGACCGCACGATCATCGATGGAAACCGCGCCATCGTGTTCGAGGACTAA
- a CDS encoding 2-hydroxyacid dehydrogenase, with protein sequence MKVALFSAKDYEKPLFREVMGQEHELAFYKNQLRADTAVLADGAEVVVSFVNDCLDQACLEQLSEQGVKLIALRCAGYNHVDLKVAEQLGLKVVRVPEYSPYAVAEHALALLLAVNRHIHKAYARVRENNFALHGLMGFDLKGKTIGVVGTGKIGRVFCDLLSGFGCEVLAYDPYPNEELSSRGVEYVALPELMQRSKVISLHCPLTPETHHLINDESLGLCSDGVVLVNTSRGALVDSKALIRALKSKKVGAVALDVYEEEAGIFFEDLSDQVIEDDVLMRLMTFPNVLMTSHQAFFTQEAMVNIAETTAVNIRAFIAGEPLVNEVKSS encoded by the coding sequence ATGAAAGTAGCGCTTTTTTCAGCCAAGGATTACGAAAAGCCTCTCTTCAGGGAGGTGATGGGGCAGGAGCATGAACTCGCTTTTTACAAGAATCAGCTGCGGGCTGATACCGCTGTCCTGGCAGATGGGGCTGAGGTCGTTGTTTCCTTTGTGAATGATTGTCTGGATCAGGCCTGTCTGGAGCAGCTCAGTGAACAGGGAGTCAAGCTGATCGCACTGCGCTGTGCGGGATACAATCATGTGGATTTGAAAGTGGCTGAGCAACTCGGGCTCAAGGTGGTCCGGGTCCCTGAATATTCACCTTATGCAGTGGCCGAGCATGCGCTGGCATTGCTGCTGGCTGTGAACCGTCACATCCACAAGGCCTATGCACGTGTGCGTGAGAACAACTTTGCCCTGCATGGTCTGATGGGATTTGACCTGAAAGGGAAGACCATCGGAGTCGTAGGCACAGGTAAGATTGGCAGAGTCTTTTGCGATTTGCTGTCAGGCTTTGGTTGTGAGGTGCTCGCCTATGATCCCTATCCCAATGAGGAGCTGAGTTCCCGAGGGGTCGAGTATGTGGCATTACCTGAGTTGATGCAGCGCTCAAAGGTGATCAGTCTGCATTGCCCACTGACTCCGGAGACGCATCATCTGATCAATGACGAGTCATTGGGTCTCTGTTCGGACGGAGTGGTCTTGGTCAACACTTCCCGAGGTGCTCTCGTGGATAGCAAAGCTCTGATCCGGGCACTGAAATCAAAGAAGGTAGGTGCGGTGGCTCTGGATGTCTATGAAGAGGAGGCTGGGATCTTTTTCGAGGATCTTTCGGATCAGGTCATCGAGGATGATGTCCTGATGCGGTTGATGACATTCCCGAACGTGCTGATGACCTCTCATCAGGCTTTTTTCACCCAGGAGGCCATGGTCAATATCGCGGAAACCACGGCAGTCAATATCAGGGCATTCATTGCGGGAGAGCCTCTGGTGAATGAGGTAAAATCGTCCTGA
- a CDS encoding DUF6726 family protein — protein sequence MRYLLLLLLPLLCSSCALITTPVKVAGSVASSAVTVTGKAIGAGIDQFADDDEEEKDKD from the coding sequence ATGCGTTACCTTCTACTCCTGCTTCTTCCCCTGCTCTGCAGCTCCTGCGCCCTGATCACGACTCCGGTCAAAGTGGCAGGCAGCGTGGCTAGCTCGGCCGTCACCGTCACTGGCAAGGCCATCGGCGCCGGCATCGACCAGTTCGCCGATGACGACGAGGAGGAGAAAGACAAAGATTAA
- the leuS gene encoding leucine--tRNA ligase gives MNPFPFDTFEPKWQAIWDENKTFRTPNPGDADFDASKPKYFILDMFPYPSGAGLHVGHPEGYTATDILGRFKKMNGHNVLHPMGWDAFGLPAEQYAIKTGQHPRITTEQNVNNFRKQLKSLGFGYDWDREVNTTDPGYVKWTQWIFIQLYNSYFCEDTKTARPISELEAKGYSREQINAERLAFVSEAPVNWSPDLGTVLANEEVEEWKNKGHIVERRPLKQWMLRITKYAQRLIDDLEPLDWPESIKLLQRNWIGKSTGAEVHFDIEGNEVTVFTTRPDTLFGATYMVLAPEHPLVSQITTAEQKDAVEEYVKACALKSDLERGDLNKHKSGVPTGAYATNPVNGEKIPVWIADYVMMGYGTGAIMAVPAHDERDFEFAQKFELPIIQVVQPNDDSDWQGFTGNGTSVNSGFLDGMKTKDAKKAIITWLVENKKGTFKTNFKLRDWLFSRQRYWGEPFPILWEDGKHKTVSESELPVLQPEMEDFKPTGSPEGPLAKATEWINYSETSKRETNTMPQWAGSCWYYLRYCDPNNTERFISKEAEEYWMGANNNPGGVDLYVGGTEHAVLHLLYARFWHKVLFDLGHLSTNEPFQKLVNQGLILGEDGQKMSKSLGNVVNPDDVVNGYGADSLRLYEMFMGPLEQVKPWQMKGVEGVSRFLAKVWRVAMTQDGDSWKLSGKLTDDEATSNKELLKVTHETIKKVTEDIEKLSFNTAISQMMICTNAFTKADKVPTALFVDFLKCLNPFAPHLTEELNAIIGNETQLCEQTWPTFKEEYLVESEVQIVVQVNGKVRAKLMVGKDASKEEIEELAKNDENVKQYTDGNTIRKVIVVPGRLVNIVAN, from the coding sequence ATGAACCCTTTCCCATTCGATACCTTCGAGCCTAAGTGGCAAGCCATCTGGGACGAGAATAAGACCTTCCGCACCCCGAACCCGGGCGATGCGGACTTCGATGCCTCCAAGCCGAAGTACTTCATTCTCGACATGTTCCCTTATCCGTCCGGTGCCGGCCTCCACGTAGGCCACCCTGAGGGATACACCGCTACAGACATTCTCGGCCGATTCAAGAAGATGAACGGCCACAACGTGCTGCACCCGATGGGTTGGGACGCCTTCGGCCTGCCTGCCGAGCAATACGCTATCAAGACTGGACAGCACCCGCGCATCACCACCGAGCAGAACGTCAACAACTTCCGCAAGCAGCTCAAGTCTCTCGGCTTCGGCTACGACTGGGACCGTGAGGTCAATACCACCGATCCTGGCTACGTGAAGTGGACCCAGTGGATCTTCATCCAACTGTACAATTCCTACTTCTGTGAGGATACCAAGACCGCCCGCCCAATCAGCGAGCTGGAGGCCAAAGGCTACAGCCGTGAGCAAATTAATGCCGAGCGCTTGGCCTTCGTTTCCGAAGCTCCCGTGAACTGGTCCCCTGACCTGGGCACCGTACTGGCAAACGAGGAAGTCGAAGAATGGAAGAACAAAGGCCACATCGTGGAGCGCCGTCCGCTCAAGCAGTGGATGCTGCGTATCACCAAATACGCTCAGCGCCTGATCGATGACCTGGAGCCACTCGACTGGCCGGAGTCTATCAAACTGCTGCAGCGCAACTGGATCGGCAAGTCCACTGGTGCCGAAGTTCATTTCGATATCGAAGGCAATGAAGTCACCGTCTTCACCACCCGCCCTGATACACTTTTCGGCGCCACCTACATGGTGCTGGCACCTGAGCACCCGCTGGTAAGTCAAATCACCACTGCGGAGCAGAAGGATGCTGTCGAAGAATATGTCAAAGCCTGTGCACTCAAGTCCGACCTCGAGCGTGGCGATCTGAACAAGCACAAGTCCGGCGTACCGACTGGTGCCTATGCCACCAACCCGGTCAACGGCGAGAAAATCCCTGTGTGGATCGCCGACTACGTGATGATGGGCTACGGCACAGGCGCGATCATGGCCGTACCAGCTCACGATGAGCGTGACTTCGAGTTCGCCCAGAAGTTCGAGCTGCCAATCATTCAGGTGGTCCAGCCTAACGACGACAGTGACTGGCAGGGCTTCACCGGCAATGGGACTTCCGTAAACTCTGGCTTCCTGGACGGCATGAAGACCAAGGATGCCAAGAAAGCCATCATCACTTGGCTGGTGGAGAACAAGAAGGGTACCTTCAAGACTAACTTCAAACTGCGTGACTGGCTCTTCTCACGTCAGCGATACTGGGGCGAGCCTTTCCCAATCCTTTGGGAAGATGGCAAGCACAAGACTGTCTCCGAATCCGAGCTGCCAGTGTTGCAGCCAGAAATGGAAGACTTCAAGCCGACCGGTTCTCCGGAAGGCCCGCTTGCCAAGGCTACCGAGTGGATCAACTACTCAGAGACCTCCAAGCGTGAGACCAACACCATGCCTCAGTGGGCTGGCTCCTGCTGGTACTACCTGCGCTACTGTGATCCTAACAACACCGAACGCTTCATCTCCAAGGAAGCCGAGGAATACTGGATGGGTGCCAATAACAACCCGGGCGGCGTAGATCTCTACGTTGGCGGTACCGAGCACGCCGTGCTCCACCTGCTCTACGCCCGATTCTGGCACAAGGTTCTCTTCGACCTCGGTCACCTGAGCACCAACGAGCCATTCCAGAAGTTGGTCAACCAGGGTCTTATTCTCGGGGAAGATGGTCAGAAGATGTCCAAGTCTCTCGGCAACGTGGTCAACCCGGATGACGTAGTCAATGGCTACGGTGCCGACTCACTGCGTCTCTACGAAATGTTCATGGGACCGCTTGAGCAGGTGAAGCCATGGCAGATGAAAGGCGTGGAGGGCGTGTCCCGCTTCCTTGCCAAAGTCTGGCGTGTGGCCATGACTCAGGACGGCGACAGCTGGAAACTGAGCGGCAAGCTCACCGATGACGAAGCCACCTCTAACAAGGAACTTCTCAAGGTCACTCATGAGACCATCAAGAAGGTCACCGAAGATATCGAGAAACTTAGCTTCAACACCGCCATTTCCCAGATGATGATCTGCACCAATGCCTTCACCAAGGCAGACAAGGTACCGACCGCACTCTTCGTCGACTTCCTCAAGTGCCTCAATCCCTTCGCTCCTCACCTCACTGAGGAACTGAACGCCATCATTGGAAACGAAACTCAGCTCTGCGAGCAGACCTGGCCAACTTTCAAGGAGGAATACCTCGTCGAGAGTGAGGTTCAGATCGTTGTGCAGGTGAATGGCAAGGTCCGCGCCAAACTCATGGTCGGCAAGGATGCTTCCAAAGAAGAGATCGAGGAACTCGCCAAGAACGACGAGAACGTGAAGCAATACACAGACGGTAACACGATCCGTAAAGTGATCGTGGTGCCTGGTCGTCTGGTTAACATCGTAGCGAACTAA
- a CDS encoding DUF4339 domain-containing protein, which produces MSEPNWHYIDQQGQQQGPVSAENLQALAQAGAITTETQVWTEGLEEWVAASAVENLLPAQPEAIEPAAQPVITPTDPMIPSTPTTAPVQGSPVSATETPQHAEAWEEPAAATSIYPHTIAKGGNFGTLIMLYIVGIASILIPMMITGAMAASNNLENDAVTTGAGLGMMIGLFVGWGLLVFANILQLIYLYRAWDCLQPGGATVTPGKAVGFLFIPLFNLYWVFVAYGQLAKEWNTVVSHYENTKYAPRLSEGGFLTHAIGFLLPFLQIVTWFIVWPQICKGISFMANLSSKGATGDTTGGSGLNFGPTTIKGASSNLKFK; this is translated from the coding sequence ATGAGTGAACCCAATTGGCATTACATCGATCAACAGGGACAACAACAGGGACCTGTAAGCGCTGAAAACCTGCAAGCACTGGCACAAGCTGGAGCCATTACCACTGAGACCCAAGTCTGGACCGAAGGTCTGGAAGAGTGGGTAGCAGCCAGCGCAGTGGAAAACCTCCTTCCCGCCCAGCCCGAGGCCATCGAGCCGGCAGCGCAGCCCGTGATCACCCCGACGGACCCGATGATCCCCTCCACTCCGACTACTGCACCAGTCCAGGGTTCACCTGTCTCTGCTACAGAGACTCCTCAACACGCAGAAGCTTGGGAAGAGCCGGCAGCGGCCACAAGCATCTACCCACACACTATCGCTAAAGGAGGGAATTTCGGCACCCTCATCATGCTCTATATTGTGGGAATTGCCAGTATACTCATTCCTATGATGATTACGGGCGCAATGGCTGCCAGCAACAACTTGGAAAACGACGCAGTAACTACAGGTGCAGGTCTCGGCATGATGATTGGCTTATTCGTGGGATGGGGCCTGCTGGTTTTTGCCAATATTCTTCAACTTATCTATCTCTACCGAGCCTGGGACTGCCTGCAGCCCGGAGGAGCCACGGTCACTCCAGGGAAAGCAGTCGGCTTCCTATTCATCCCTCTCTTTAACTTGTACTGGGTATTCGTCGCTTATGGTCAGCTGGCCAAGGAGTGGAACACTGTCGTCTCTCATTACGAGAACACGAAGTATGCTCCCCGCCTGAGCGAGGGTGGCTTCCTGACCCACGCCATCGGCTTCTTACTTCCTTTTCTCCAGATTGTGACCTGGTTCATTGTATGGCCACAAATCTGCAAAGGTATCTCCTTCATGGCTAATTTGAGCAGCAAAGGAGCCACCGGAGACACCACTGGCGGCAGCGGCCTCAACTTCGGCCCGACCACGATCAAAGGCGCCTCCAGCAACCTAAAATTCAAGTAA